The Georgenia faecalis genome includes a window with the following:
- the gtfA gene encoding sucrose phosphorylase yields the protein MNTPAGPQLIAYADRLGGTFRGLRELLDGPFAGAFDGVHVLPYYRPFDGVDAGFDPEDHTVVDPRLGTWEDVRALSADRVVMSDVIVNHASSRSAQFRDVQERGAASPWAPMFLTLTSVFPEGATEADLARIYRPRPGLPFTAMTLGGEQRLVWTTFAPEQVDIDLRSEEAWEYLGSVIDTLVGAGVTMLRLDAVGYTGKEAGTDCFMTASTRAHTDRILALARARGATVLLEVHGHYQQQIEIARTVDYVYDFALPPLVLHALHARDLLPLRRWLELRPTNALTVLDTHDGIGIIDVGPSALRPGEPGLLAEEQIDALVEAIHEASGGTSRAATGAAAANLDLYQVNCTFYDALGRDDRRYLLARLIQLMVPGIPQVYYVGLLAAGNDMDLLDRTGVGRDVNRHYFSAAGVERELRRAVVQVQLAALRVRATQPAFRGEFAAELDGHRGRLVWTGRDDDGATAVVRLDFDVSDATFAFVATSAGERRVVVSSADLPSAGQPVVARSGR from the coding sequence GTGAACACACCTGCCGGCCCCCAGCTGATCGCCTACGCGGACCGCCTCGGGGGGACCTTCCGTGGTCTGCGTGAGCTGCTCGACGGGCCGTTCGCCGGTGCCTTCGACGGCGTGCACGTTCTTCCCTACTACCGCCCCTTCGACGGCGTCGACGCGGGGTTCGACCCGGAGGACCACACGGTCGTCGACCCTCGTCTCGGGACCTGGGAGGACGTGCGCGCGCTCAGCGCCGACCGGGTGGTCATGAGTGACGTCATCGTCAACCATGCATCCTCGCGCTCGGCCCAGTTCCGCGACGTCCAGGAGCGGGGCGCCGCCTCGCCATGGGCGCCGATGTTCCTCACGCTGACGTCGGTGTTCCCCGAGGGCGCGACCGAGGCGGATCTCGCACGCATCTACCGGCCGCGCCCCGGCCTTCCCTTCACCGCCATGACCCTCGGCGGCGAGCAGCGGCTCGTCTGGACGACCTTTGCTCCCGAGCAGGTCGACATCGACCTGCGAAGCGAGGAGGCGTGGGAGTACCTCGGCTCGGTCATCGATACGCTCGTCGGGGCCGGTGTGACGATGCTGCGGCTGGATGCCGTGGGTTACACCGGCAAAGAGGCCGGGACGGACTGCTTCATGACGGCCTCCACGCGCGCCCACACCGACCGCATCCTCGCGCTCGCGCGTGCCCGAGGTGCCACCGTGCTCCTGGAGGTCCACGGGCACTACCAGCAGCAGATCGAGATCGCGCGAACGGTCGACTACGTCTACGACTTCGCGCTCCCCCCGTTGGTACTGCACGCCCTGCACGCCCGGGACCTCCTCCCGCTGCGGCGGTGGCTCGAGCTCCGGCCCACGAACGCGTTGACGGTCCTCGACACCCACGACGGCATCGGCATCATCGACGTGGGTCCGAGTGCCCTGCGGCCAGGGGAGCCCGGCCTGCTCGCCGAGGAGCAGATCGACGCCCTCGTCGAGGCGATCCATGAGGCGAGCGGTGGCACGAGCCGGGCGGCGACCGGAGCCGCCGCCGCCAATCTCGACCTCTACCAGGTGAACTGCACGTTCTACGACGCCCTGGGTCGCGATGACCGGCGGTACCTGCTCGCCCGACTCATCCAGCTCATGGTCCCCGGCATCCCGCAGGTCTACTACGTCGGTCTGCTCGCGGCGGGGAACGACATGGACCTGCTCGACCGCACCGGGGTGGGCAGGGACGTCAACCGGCACTACTTCAGCGCCGCCGGGGTCGAGCGGGAGCTGCGCCGGGCCGTCGTGCAGGTGCAGCTGGCAGCCCTGCGGGTGCGAGCCACGCAGCCCGCGTTCCGGGGGGAATTCGCGGCCGAGCTCGACGGCCACCGGGGCCGTCTCGTGTGGACGGGCCGTGACGACGACGGGGCGACGGCGGTCGTCCGCCTCGACTTCGACGTCAGCGACGCGACGTTCGCGTTCGTCGCCACATCGGCCGGCGAGCGGCGCGTCGTCGTCTCCAGCGCGGACCTGCCGTCGGCGGGGCAACCGGTGGTCGCCCGGAGCGGCCGGTAG
- a CDS encoding alpha/beta hydrolase, producing MTAPGHPPLDPAIELALAEMARSAYSGVGAGGLDVPIYAAPARATDLSGLPPAFVDVGSVEAFRDECVAYADLLWRSAGTAELHVWPGGNHAVDFMAPGAPLSRDARAARLAWRRRLLLIAEEAPMGAAPTD from the coding sequence GTGACGGCACCTGGGCACCCACCCCTCGACCCCGCGATCGAGCTCGCCCTCGCCGAGATGGCGCGGAGCGCCTACTCCGGCGTCGGCGCCGGGGGGCTGGACGTGCCGATCTACGCCGCCCCGGCGCGCGCGACCGACCTGAGCGGGCTGCCGCCGGCGTTCGTCGACGTCGGGTCGGTCGAGGCGTTCCGGGACGAGTGCGTGGCGTACGCAGACCTGCTGTGGCGCTCCGCAGGCACCGCGGAGCTGCACGTGTGGCCCGGCGGGAACCATGCGGTCGACTTCATGGCCCCCGGGGCGCCGCTGTCCAGGGACGCGCGCGCCGCGCGGCTGGCCTGGCGCCGCCGCCTCCTGCTCATCGCCGAAGAGGCTCCGATGGGTGCTGCGCCCACCGACTGA
- a CDS encoding carbohydrate ABC transporter permease, producing MKTAAREVWLGRAILVSLMVITLVPFVTLFVTALHPTGTYPAGLEWPDEPQWSNFVTAFQAANMRQLLVSSVLIEVGVVPLALLISTLAGFALGHLRPPGSRWIFLVFLLGLTLPFEAIVVPLYYQMRDIGLLNTRWAIILPLLGLFMPFAVMWMRAHFINMPEELSEAARIDGASTTQLFLRIHLPLSMPALSSLAILMFLWTWNQFLLAVVLVDDPTRRTMAGALGAFQGQWGTDIPLLCAGSLLILTPTLLVFLAFQRHFVSALMQGAVKG from the coding sequence GTGAAGACCGCCGCACGTGAGGTGTGGCTCGGCCGCGCCATCCTCGTGAGCCTGATGGTCATCACGCTCGTGCCGTTCGTGACGCTGTTCGTCACCGCGCTGCACCCGACCGGGACGTACCCGGCCGGGCTGGAGTGGCCCGACGAACCGCAGTGGTCGAACTTCGTCACGGCGTTCCAGGCCGCGAACATGCGCCAGCTCCTCGTCTCGAGCGTCCTCATCGAGGTGGGGGTCGTGCCCCTGGCCCTGCTGATCAGCACGCTGGCGGGCTTCGCCCTCGGGCACCTGCGACCGCCGGGCAGCCGGTGGATCTTCCTCGTCTTCCTCCTCGGGCTCACGCTGCCCTTCGAGGCCATCGTCGTGCCGCTGTACTACCAGATGCGCGACATCGGCCTGCTCAACACCCGGTGGGCGATCATCCTGCCGTTGCTCGGCCTCTTCATGCCGTTCGCCGTCATGTGGATGCGGGCGCACTTCATCAACATGCCCGAGGAGCTCTCCGAGGCCGCCCGCATCGATGGGGCGAGCACGACGCAGCTCTTCCTGCGGATCCACCTGCCGCTGTCCATGCCGGCCCTGTCCTCGTTGGCGATCCTCATGTTCCTGTGGACGTGGAACCAGTTCCTCCTCGCCGTGGTGCTCGTGGACGATCCCACCCGACGCACGATGGCCGGGGCGCTCGGCGCCTTCCAGGGGCAGTGGGGCACCGACATACCCTTGCTGTGCGCCGGGTCCCTGCTCATCCTCACCCCGACGCTGCTGGTCTTCCTCGCCTTCCAGCGGCACTTCGTCTCGGCGCTGATGCAGGGCGCGGTGAAGGGGTGA
- a CDS encoding carbohydrate ABC transporter permease, with amino-acid sequence MPDLTLSGRPPEAGARAGLSPARPGRRRGSLARHRRSAAALALVLPAAFFYGAFVLRPLIITVQYSLYEWNGVTESTWVGAANYVRLLQDPEMFGPILNALQLIVYFSFVPVTLGLVAAAIIRKFATSRLAVVGRTVLFLPQVIPLVAAGIMWTWIMASDGVVNQFLRLIGLGSITRAWLGDFSTALSGVGVIGAWVSLGLCLVLLLAGMSKIDPALYEAARLDGAGPIREFWSVTLPSLRQELAVCLTVTVIAALASFDIIYISTQGGPGNSTMVPGLEIYYLAFFQREVGQASALAVALMALVLIVVIPLQRVIRGREQ; translated from the coding sequence ATGCCGGACCTCACCCTCTCCGGTCGCCCCCCGGAAGCGGGCGCGCGGGCGGGCCTCTCGCCCGCGCGCCCGGGCCGGCGCAGGGGCTCCCTCGCACGGCACCGGCGCTCCGCGGCGGCCCTTGCCCTCGTGCTGCCCGCCGCCTTCTTCTACGGGGCGTTCGTGCTCCGCCCGCTCATCATCACGGTGCAGTACTCGCTGTACGAGTGGAACGGCGTCACCGAGTCCACGTGGGTGGGCGCCGCCAACTACGTCCGGCTCCTGCAGGACCCGGAGATGTTCGGGCCGATCCTCAATGCCCTCCAGCTCATCGTCTACTTCAGCTTCGTGCCGGTGACGCTGGGCCTGGTCGCCGCGGCGATCATCCGCAAGTTCGCCACCAGTCGCCTGGCGGTCGTCGGTCGCACCGTGCTGTTCCTGCCGCAGGTGATCCCGCTCGTCGCGGCCGGCATCATGTGGACCTGGATCATGGCGAGCGACGGCGTGGTCAACCAGTTCCTGCGTCTCATCGGCCTCGGCTCGATCACCCGCGCCTGGCTCGGTGACTTCAGCACGGCGCTCTCCGGCGTCGGCGTCATCGGTGCCTGGGTCTCCCTGGGACTGTGCCTCGTCCTGCTGCTGGCCGGCATGTCGAAGATCGACCCGGCCCTGTACGAGGCCGCGCGCCTCGACGGCGCCGGGCCGATCCGGGAGTTCTGGTCGGTGACCCTGCCGAGCCTGCGCCAGGAGCTCGCGGTCTGCCTGACCGTCACGGTGATCGCCGCACTGGCCAGCTTCGACATCATCTACATCTCCACCCAGGGTGGTCCCGGCAACAGCACCATGGTCCCCGGCCTGGAGATCTACTACCTCGCGTTCTTCCAGCGGGAAGTCGGCCAGGCCTCCGCCCTGGCAGTGGCACTCATGGCGCTCGTGCTCATCGTGGTCATCCCGCTCCAGCGCGTCATCCGAGGCAGGGAGCAGTGA
- a CDS encoding ABC transporter substrate-binding protein has protein sequence MSRNLQTTRRRSRSTAATLSLTGLLALSACSAPGESATDEPSGAGGATASGAASGEAPSCGTDDVVVDAYVETGFPIFRELTDAFTEQHPNVTFDIREDQFAVLTQNAPRVLADDPPDLMRLPQMSELASDGLLLDLDPYAEAFGWDEWPSSQLEQMRVDENGRRGSGPLYAMGLNFSMTGVFYNKELAAQIGMTEPPATLDALDGYLQAALDAGITPSAQFNGGATGGLAFPLQGLMASYGEPAEINGWVYQEEGATIDTSSNLQAVEHLERWIDAGYFADDINSLDYSQSMARFLGGENLLMFNGDWESGTFDTQMPGNVGFFLMPPVEEGGQVGAMSAPLTYGIGAGAANADCAAEFLNWVATDEAARTMAVEIGGSHPMGPVDAFMPEVDEESVTAQTLAAGVTIGEDNGAMDFIANATGGIYARGWTPNLQKLVAGEIEAAELLPAVQAEYESEIG, from the coding sequence GTGTCTCGCAACCTCCAGACCACCCGGCGTCGCTCGCGCTCCACCGCCGCCACGCTCAGCCTGACCGGGCTGCTCGCGCTGTCGGCCTGCTCCGCCCCGGGCGAGAGTGCCACTGACGAGCCGTCCGGCGCCGGCGGGGCGACCGCGTCGGGGGCCGCGTCAGGCGAGGCCCCCAGTTGCGGGACCGACGACGTCGTCGTCGACGCCTACGTCGAGACGGGCTTCCCGATCTTCCGTGAGCTCACCGACGCGTTCACCGAGCAGCACCCGAACGTCACCTTCGACATCCGCGAGGACCAGTTCGCGGTGCTCACGCAGAATGCTCCCCGCGTCCTCGCCGACGACCCTCCCGACCTCATGCGCCTGCCGCAGATGAGCGAGCTCGCCTCCGACGGCCTCCTGCTCGACCTCGACCCCTACGCCGAGGCCTTCGGCTGGGACGAGTGGCCCTCCTCGCAGCTCGAGCAGATGCGCGTGGACGAGAACGGCCGGCGCGGGTCCGGACCCCTGTATGCCATGGGCCTGAACTTCTCGATGACCGGCGTGTTCTACAACAAGGAGCTCGCCGCCCAGATCGGTATGACCGAGCCCCCCGCCACCCTCGACGCGCTCGACGGATACCTCCAGGCGGCGCTGGACGCCGGCATCACCCCGAGCGCGCAGTTCAACGGCGGCGCCACGGGCGGTCTCGCGTTCCCCCTGCAGGGGCTCATGGCCTCCTACGGCGAGCCGGCGGAGATCAACGGCTGGGTGTACCAGGAGGAGGGCGCCACGATCGACACGTCGAGCAACCTCCAGGCGGTCGAGCACCTCGAGCGCTGGATCGACGCCGGCTACTTCGCCGACGACATCAACTCTCTTGACTACTCCCAGTCGATGGCCCGCTTCCTCGGGGGCGAGAACCTCCTCATGTTCAACGGGGACTGGGAGTCGGGCACGTTCGACACCCAGATGCCCGGGAACGTCGGGTTCTTCCTCATGCCGCCGGTCGAGGAGGGCGGCCAGGTCGGGGCGATGTCCGCCCCGCTCACCTACGGCATCGGTGCTGGCGCCGCGAACGCGGACTGCGCCGCAGAGTTCCTCAACTGGGTGGCGACCGACGAGGCCGCGCGCACCATGGCCGTCGAGATCGGTGGCTCGCACCCCATGGGCCCCGTCGATGCCTTCATGCCGGAGGTCGACGAGGAGTCGGTGACGGCACAGACCCTCGCCGCGGGTGTGACCATCGGTGAGGACAACGGCGCGATGGACTTCATTGCCAACGCCACGGGCGGGATCTACGCCCGGGGGTGGACGCCGAACCTGCAGAAGCTCGTCGCCGGAGAGATCGAGGCTGCCGAGCTGCTGCCCGCCGTGCAGGCGGAGTACGAGAGCGAGATCGGCTGA
- a CDS encoding LacI family DNA-binding transcriptional regulator: MASRRVTLADVARHAGVSSSTASLVLSGRGRELRISEAVHARVREAAETLGYRRNTISVGLRKGSTNTIGFVSDTVASSQLAGDMIKGALAAARESGFMLFMSETGGGAVQERKAVEAMLDHRVDGLVLASMFTRRREEIPGELDHIPTVLVNALAPEGRRFPTVVPDERAAGRAAVETLLNAGHREIHLIGAGPRLEDAPAASEAGHLRLTGMLEVMADAGIVPASGHPYRSWNPSHGWEAVHDLLEQGTVPGALVCFNDRLALGAYQALQEAGLRIPEDTSVVSFDDSPLAGWLRPALTSLAIPHRTLGRMAVDMLVSSLQDADRHPLVPQVLRIGMPVRTRGSIADRTARP; encoded by the coding sequence ATGGCCAGCAGACGCGTGACGCTCGCGGACGTCGCGCGTCACGCGGGCGTCTCGTCCTCGACCGCCTCCCTCGTCCTCAGCGGGCGAGGTCGCGAGCTGCGCATCTCCGAGGCCGTCCACGCGCGTGTGCGCGAGGCAGCCGAGACCCTCGGCTACCGGCGCAACACGATCTCGGTGGGGCTGCGCAAGGGCTCCACGAACACCATCGGCTTCGTCTCCGACACGGTCGCCTCCTCGCAGCTCGCCGGCGACATGATCAAGGGGGCGCTGGCTGCGGCCCGCGAGAGCGGCTTCATGCTGTTCATGAGCGAGACCGGGGGTGGTGCGGTGCAGGAGCGCAAGGCGGTCGAGGCGATGCTCGACCACCGCGTGGACGGCCTGGTGCTCGCGTCGATGTTCACCCGGCGGCGCGAGGAGATCCCCGGGGAGCTCGACCACATCCCCACGGTGCTGGTCAACGCACTCGCGCCCGAGGGGCGGCGCTTCCCGACCGTCGTGCCCGACGAGCGCGCCGCGGGCCGCGCGGCGGTCGAGACGCTCCTCAACGCCGGGCACCGGGAGATCCACCTCATCGGGGCCGGCCCGCGCCTGGAGGACGCGCCGGCAGCCTCGGAGGCCGGCCACCTGCGCCTCACCGGGATGCTCGAGGTGATGGCCGATGCCGGCATCGTCCCCGCCTCGGGGCACCCCTACCGCTCGTGGAACCCTTCGCACGGGTGGGAGGCGGTCCACGATCTGCTCGAGCAGGGCACCGTGCCGGGCGCTCTCGTGTGCTTCAACGACCGCCTCGCCCTCGGCGCCTACCAGGCCCTGCAGGAAGCCGGACTGCGGATCCCCGAGGACACGTCGGTGGTGTCGTTCGACGACTCCCCCCTGGCAGGGTGGCTGCGTCCCGCGCTCACCAGCCTCGCCATCCCGCACCGCACCCTCGGCCGCATGGCGGTAGACATGCTCGTCTCCTCGCTCCAGGACGCCGACCGGCACCCGCTGGTGCCACAGGTCCTGCGGATCGGCATGCCCGTGCGTACCCGCGGATCGATCGCCGACCGGACCGCGCGCCCCTGA
- the guaB gene encoding IMP dehydrogenase: MSDSSASDPFGLVGLTYDDVLLLPGATDVIPSEVDTTTRLTREIELAVPLVSAAMDTVTEARMAIAMARQGGIGILHRNLSIESQAQQVSMVKRSESGMITDPVTISPDATLAELDALCGRYRVSGLPVVDERTVLVGIITNRDLRFIPGEQFATRTVRETMTPMPLITGPVGIRSEDAAALLAQHKVEKLPLVDDAGVLRGLITVKDFVKSEQYPHATKDGSGRLRVGAAIGYWGDAWERATTLAEAGADVLVADTANGEARLLLEMITRMKKDPAFADVQIIGGNVATREGAQALVDAGADAVKVGVGPGSICTTRVVAGVGVPQVTAIHLAAQATKPAGVPLIGDGGLQYSGDIAKALVAGADSVMLGSLLAGCEESPGDLVFVNGKQYKHYRGMGSLGAMASRGRVSFSKDRYFQADVDTDDKIVPEGIEGQVPYRGPLSAVAYQLVGGLHQSMFYVGSRTVPELQARGRFVRITSAGLKESHPHDVHMTVEAPNYTR, from the coding sequence GTGAGCGACTCCTCTGCCTCGGACCCCTTCGGCCTCGTCGGCCTCACCTACGACGACGTCCTGCTGCTGCCCGGGGCCACCGACGTCATCCCGTCGGAGGTCGACACCACCACGCGCCTCACGCGGGAGATCGAGCTCGCCGTGCCGCTCGTCTCGGCGGCGATGGACACCGTCACCGAGGCGCGCATGGCGATCGCCATGGCGCGCCAGGGGGGTATCGGGATCCTCCACCGCAACCTCTCCATCGAGAGCCAGGCCCAGCAGGTCTCGATGGTCAAGCGCTCCGAGTCGGGGATGATCACCGACCCGGTGACCATCTCGCCCGACGCCACCCTCGCCGAGCTCGACGCCCTGTGCGGGCGCTACCGGGTCTCCGGCCTGCCGGTCGTCGACGAGCGCACCGTCCTCGTCGGCATCATCACCAACCGCGACCTGCGCTTCATCCCCGGGGAGCAGTTCGCCACCCGTACGGTCCGCGAGACCATGACGCCGATGCCGCTCATCACGGGGCCCGTGGGCATCCGGTCCGAGGACGCCGCAGCGCTCCTCGCGCAGCACAAGGTGGAGAAGCTCCCGCTCGTCGACGACGCCGGCGTCCTGCGCGGGCTCATCACCGTCAAGGACTTCGTCAAGTCCGAGCAGTACCCCCACGCCACCAAGGACGGCTCCGGCCGCCTGCGCGTCGGCGCCGCCATCGGGTACTGGGGGGACGCCTGGGAGCGGGCGACCACCCTGGCCGAGGCCGGGGCGGACGTGCTGGTGGCCGACACCGCCAACGGCGAGGCCCGCCTCCTCCTCGAGATGATCACGCGGATGAAGAAGGACCCGGCGTTCGCCGACGTCCAGATCATCGGGGGGAACGTCGCCACCCGCGAGGGCGCGCAGGCGCTCGTCGACGCGGGCGCCGACGCCGTCAAGGTCGGCGTCGGCCCGGGCTCGATCTGCACCACCCGCGTGGTCGCCGGCGTCGGCGTCCCGCAGGTCACCGCCATCCACCTGGCGGCCCAGGCCACCAAGCCCGCGGGCGTGCCGCTCATCGGCGACGGCGGCCTGCAGTACTCCGGGGACATCGCCAAGGCGCTGGTCGCCGGCGCCGACTCCGTCATGCTCGGCTCGCTCCTCGCCGGGTGCGAGGAGAGCCCCGGCGACCTCGTCTTCGTCAACGGCAAGCAGTACAAGCACTACCGCGGCATGGGCTCCCTCGGGGCGATGGCCTCCCGCGGGCGGGTCTCGTTCTCCAAGGACCGCTACTTCCAGGCGGACGTCGACACCGACGACAAGATCGTCCCCGAGGGCATCGAGGGGCAGGTGCCCTACCGGGGCCCGCTCAGCGCCGTGGCCTACCAGCTCGTCGGCGGCCTGCACCAGTCGATGTTCTACGTCGGCTCGCGCACCGTCCCCGAGCTCCAGGCGCGCGGCCGGTTCGTGCGCATCACGTCGGCCGGGCTCAAGGAGTCCCACCCGCACGACGTCCACATGACGGTCGAGGCGCCGAACTACACGCGCTGA
- a CDS encoding MerR family transcriptional regulator yields MAPVLPGDPPSNAHARERVDADGAPLTVAAVAGRLGVAASTLRTWDRRYGLGPSAHQAGSHRRYTPDDVARLETMRRLTLRGVAPADAARIATRGEGAVRSEAATRPDAGAVAEAQLIIDPLTLAAAAVEPDPPRLQRMLSRAVAERGIVETWTEVARPARLMLRQRDRVERPGMDPEGVLDFAVLGAVREVTLALERAASADARADTRRRGTALLYAGAETRLRAHVLGAGLLELGVRARIVRASATGAADILELVGSQGAGALAVLGSPPEAAAVVTAASGAGDLEVFLLGRDAPDLWLPRVRRVRTAVAAVHEIAGVLGADRSP; encoded by the coding sequence GTGGCACCAGTCTTGCCCGGCGACCCGCCGTCGAACGCCCACGCCCGTGAGCGCGTCGACGCGGACGGCGCCCCCCTCACCGTGGCGGCCGTCGCCGGCCGTCTCGGCGTCGCCGCCTCCACCCTGCGCACGTGGGACCGCCGCTACGGGCTCGGCCCCTCTGCGCACCAGGCCGGCAGCCACCGCCGGTACACCCCGGACGACGTCGCGCGCCTGGAGACGATGCGCCGCCTCACGCTGCGCGGCGTCGCACCGGCCGACGCCGCCCGGATCGCCACGCGGGGCGAGGGGGCCGTCCGTTCCGAGGCTGCGACGCGCCCGGACGCGGGGGCCGTAGCGGAGGCGCAGCTCATCATCGACCCGCTCACCCTGGCCGCCGCCGCCGTCGAGCCCGACCCGCCACGACTCCAGCGGATGCTCTCCCGCGCCGTGGCCGAGCGGGGCATCGTGGAGACGTGGACGGAGGTGGCCCGCCCGGCGCGGCTCATGCTGCGCCAGCGGGACCGCGTCGAGCGCCCCGGCATGGACCCGGAGGGAGTGCTCGACTTCGCCGTGCTCGGGGCGGTCCGCGAGGTGACGCTGGCGCTCGAGCGCGCGGCGAGCGCCGACGCGAGGGCGGACACCCGGCGCCGCGGCACGGCGCTGCTCTACGCCGGCGCCGAGACGCGCCTGCGGGCCCACGTCCTCGGTGCCGGGCTGCTCGAGCTCGGGGTGCGGGCCCGGATCGTCCGCGCCTCGGCCACCGGAGCCGCCGACATCCTCGAGCTGGTCGGCTCCCAGGGGGCCGGGGCGCTCGCGGTGCTCGGCTCGCCGCCGGAGGCCGCCGCCGTCGTCACCGCGGCCAGCGGGGCGGGCGACCTCGAGGTCTTCCTCCTCGGTCGCGACGCCCCCGACCTGTGGCTGCCGCGGGTCCGCCGGGTGCGAACCGCCGTCGCCGCCGTCCACGAGATCGCCGGCGTCCTCGGCGCCGACCGCTCGCCGTAG
- a CDS encoding WhiB family transcriptional regulator: MAELSRLPGPVMDLWEWQYEGSCREADPDLFFHPEGERGGTRRRRAEAAKAICATCPVIQQCREHALTVREPYGVWGGLSEDERQDILAGSARRAI, translated from the coding sequence ATGGCGGAGCTCTCCCGGCTTCCCGGCCCCGTGATGGACCTGTGGGAGTGGCAGTACGAGGGTTCGTGCCGTGAGGCCGACCCGGACCTGTTCTTCCACCCCGAGGGCGAGCGCGGCGGCACGCGCCGCCGCCGGGCCGAGGCGGCCAAGGCCATCTGCGCCACCTGCCCCGTCATCCAGCAGTGCCGCGAGCACGCCCTCACCGTCCGCGAGCCCTACGGCGTCTGGGGCGGGCTGTCCGAGGACGAGCGCCAGGACATCCTCGCCGGCAGCGCCCGCCGCGCCATCTGA
- the groES gene encoding co-chaperone GroES → MSVSIKPLEDRIVVQTLEAEQTTASGLVIPDTAQEKPQEGTVIATGPGRVDDNGNRVPLDVSVGDVVIYSKYGGTEVKYAGEEYLILSARDVLAVVEK, encoded by the coding sequence GTGTCGGTCTCCATCAAGCCCCTCGAGGACCGCATCGTCGTGCAGACGCTCGAGGCCGAGCAGACCACGGCGTCTGGTCTCGTCATCCCGGACACCGCCCAGGAGAAGCCCCAGGAGGGCACGGTCATCGCGACCGGCCCCGGCCGGGTCGACGACAACGGCAACCGCGTCCCGCTCGACGTCTCCGTCGGCGACGTCGTCATCTACAGCAAGTACGGCGGCACCGAGGTGAAGTACGCCGGCGAGGAGTACCTCATCCTCTCCGCGCGCGACGTCCTCGCCGTCGTGGAGAAGTGA
- a CDS encoding class I SAM-dependent methyltransferase, translated as MDPTGLTKLLSPQGWALLAQLPPYEEEHALRISTGLRERGVDPDLVAAAMTQSRLRARARGKFGTFADGMIFTAAGLEQATRFVVAAHHARRYAAAGVARVADLGCGIGGDAMALSALGVPVLAVEQDEATAAVATVNLRHFPTATVRHGDALELDLATEGIDGLFADPARRTRRGNRVFDPRAYSPPLERVLALREQVPALGIKVAPGIPHSALPTEARAQWVSVDGDVVEAGLWFGPLAGEGPGRSALVLHGEESDVLDEPMSGADAPVRHAPVRPLAAYLYEPDGAVIRAGLVARLAEDLDAGLVSESIAYLTAPTLRRTPFATPYRVLDSFDFSLKRLRTYLRDRDVGTVTVKKRGTAVEPGQIIRQLALKGAGRATIVLTRLAGQQSVLVVERA; from the coding sequence ATGGACCCCACCGGGCTGACCAAGCTCCTCTCCCCCCAGGGGTGGGCGCTCCTCGCCCAGCTCCCCCCGTACGAGGAGGAGCACGCGCTGCGGATCTCCACGGGGCTGCGCGAGCGCGGCGTCGACCCCGACCTGGTGGCCGCGGCCATGACCCAGAGCCGGCTGCGCGCCCGCGCCCGCGGCAAGTTCGGCACCTTCGCCGACGGCATGATCTTCACCGCCGCCGGGCTGGAGCAGGCCACCCGCTTCGTCGTCGCCGCCCACCACGCGCGGCGTTACGCCGCGGCGGGCGTCGCCCGGGTCGCCGACCTCGGGTGCGGCATCGGTGGTGATGCCATGGCCCTCAGCGCACTCGGCGTCCCCGTCCTCGCCGTCGAGCAGGACGAGGCGACGGCCGCCGTCGCCACGGTCAACCTGCGCCACTTCCCCACCGCCACGGTGCGTCACGGCGACGCTCTCGAGCTGGACCTCGCCACCGAGGGCATCGACGGCCTGTTCGCCGACCCCGCCCGGCGCACCCGCCGGGGCAACCGGGTCTTCGACCCGCGCGCGTACAGCCCACCGCTCGAGCGGGTCCTCGCGCTGCGCGAGCAGGTGCCCGCCCTGGGCATCAAGGTCGCCCCGGGCATCCCCCACTCCGCCCTGCCCACCGAGGCCCGCGCGCAGTGGGTGAGCGTCGACGGGGACGTCGTCGAGGCCGGCCTCTGGTTCGGCCCGCTCGCCGGCGAAGGGCCCGGCCGCAGCGCGCTCGTCCTGCACGGGGAGGAGTCCGACGTCCTCGACGAGCCCATGTCCGGGGCGGACGCGCCGGTCCGCCACGCCCCCGTGCGCCCGCTCGCGGCCTACCTCTACGAGCCCGACGGCGCCGTCATCCGGGCCGGCCTCGTCGCGCGCCTCGCGGAGGACCTCGACGCCGGCCTGGTGAGCGAGTCGATCGCCTACCTCACCGCGCCCACGCTGCGCCGCACCCCGTTCGCCACCCCCTACCGCGTGCTCGACTCCTTCGACTTCTCCCTCAAGCGGCTGCGCACCTACCTGCGCGACCGGGACGTGGGGACCGTCACGGTGAAGAAGCGGGGGACCGCCGTCGAGCCCGGGCAGATCATCCGCCAGCTGGCGCTCAAGGGCGCCGGCCGCGCGACGATCGTCCTCACCCGCCTGGCGGGGCAGCAGAGCGTCCTCGTCGTCGAACGCGCCTGA